The following coding sequences are from one Streptomyces dengpaensis window:
- a CDS encoding PadR family transcriptional regulator, protein MASIRLTRPTLEVLKVLLAATPDHPAWGLRICEEADLGSGTVYPILERLVDAGWAVRRAETEEHPGRPKRYYYELTAAGRLATHRASEQKPRLFGLRPAGDGGAA, encoded by the coding sequence GGCATCAATTCGCCTGACTCGCCCGACACTTGAGGTCCTCAAGGTGCTGCTGGCCGCCACGCCGGACCATCCGGCGTGGGGGCTGCGGATCTGCGAGGAGGCCGATCTCGGCTCCGGCACGGTCTATCCCATTCTCGAGCGGCTCGTCGACGCGGGATGGGCGGTCCGCAGAGCCGAGACGGAAGAGCATCCGGGGCGGCCGAAGCGGTACTACTACGAGCTCACCGCCGCGGGTCGGCTGGCCACCCACCGGGCGAGCGAGCAAAAGCCCAGGCTGTTCGGGCTGCGCCCTGCCGGTGACGGGGGTGCGGCATGA